Within the Populus trichocarpa isolate Nisqually-1 chromosome 14, P.trichocarpa_v4.1, whole genome shotgun sequence genome, the region CATCTTCCTTTTCTATACAAAATGTATGTAAagtttaaaagataatttaattgataCATGATAATAAATAACTAGCAATAAGAAGAATAGAAAAATACGGGagttgttatttaaaatagaaagttCAGTGGCATGGAAAATACAAATTCATATTGAAAGTAAATAAGGTGGTAAAAGAAGTGATATTGAATTCGGCTagaagtgatatatatataacccaatTCTCATTaatgttatagttttttttgttttttttttattttttttaatatggaattgattagaaattgatcttcatgatttatcttgatttgttttttatatgattattatggTTTCTTGACCCGGTTTGTTAGTTTCACAAATTTACTCGGGTGGGTTGATACAATATATcacaattttgatatttaaaaaaatatcatataatacGCCactatatcaatatttttaaaatatcttgcTCAACATGCATAATGTTTTgcaggggtgagaaaaaaaaaggattaaaccaagaaaaaaaaccttgaaaaataagaaaattgatagaaaacaaataaaaaagatagaaaaccaaaaaaaaatcaggtccgatttggttttggttcaaggcttttgaaattgattgaaccaaaccaaataaactgatttaaccaaaaaaaattaaaaattatgttaacgTAATTGATTGAACCGAACCAAATAAACTgatataaccaaaaaaaaataaaatttatgttaacTTAACAGaggtataaatagaaaattatatttcaaatactGGAGCCCTAAAATTCATTGTGATAGCTGCAAGCCCCCTTCCCCCTTCTCTCCTAATCTCCTCCCCTGCTCCACCTACAACTCACCCTTAAGATCTGtatcatttcattaaaatatgaaGTTCCCGCTTAATAGAATTTGGTTTGGTTGTTGTTTTATCGAAAATCAAATAGAACTGAAAAAATTCAcgcttaatattttaaatttataattaaattttttactaaaaaacatattatcaaTACATCAATAttatttctatattaaaaaaataatatgtaatctAATGATTCTAATATGCAAGGAGATCtaaagcttcatttttttttaaggacgCAGTTGACATCGTCCCTATGCCTCCATTGGACCACTACTCTTCAATTCCTTCAAGGCCACAAATGGTTCTGGACCACTGGTAGGAGTATCAGGACTTGTATGAAAAGCCCAAACCCGCTTATAACACCAGTGAGTTGATGGGTAGCTCCGCTTATGAATTGGACTTTGTGTTCTAGCAGTTGAGGGCAGCACAAAATACTCCCTTCGTCAATAACATCATCGGATAGATCATCGAGTAGAGCGAGGCAGAGCCTAGGAAGAAATGGCATCCGGGTGGGGAATCACAGGAAACAAAGGCAGGTGCTACGATTTTTGGATGGATTTCAGCGAGTGCATGTCTCAATGCAGAGAACCCAAGGACTGCGCTTTCCTCCGTGAAGATTACCTCGAGTGCCTCCACCACTCCAAAGAGGTCCCCCCCTATCATTTATTTGTTCAATCCACATATTTTCAATCTGATGtaaattacattaatttgaGACCTGctaatttttgggtttttgtcaAAATCTTAACCCACtcgtgggttttttttttaaatcttcatCTACTTCTTGCTGTTTGGGGATATTTCGAGCTCTGATCAtttacttctattttttctctcgGAATGCTGTATTTTACGTGATTACTTTCTGACATGTTCTTTAGACTGTACCGGATCCTGTGTTCCTGGTACAATTAAAAAACCGTAGTTTCACTGAGTCAAAGGAAACAGTCTGGTTGAGAATATATCTGatatgttctttttatttagattcGTTGCACATAGCCATGTCTGCTACACTTTGGTAACAACTTTGCTTGTTTAGACCACTCTTTTCTCTGCATTTTTATCTGATTGAGTATTTTTGCTATTTGGGTAGGATCTATACTTCAAAATATTCAGATATGTATGCCTTTAGGTCgagaaattaatttcatggaTACCTATGGACGGTAAAATGAAGGGAAGGTTTGTTCTATAAGATTTCACTTCTCAGATGCCAACTTTCGAGTCTTTTAAAGGCTGATTCTGGCTAGTGTCGGCAACTAGTCTGGTCTAACAGCTATCTTTTAATCTGCATTGAAGTGTTGGCGAGGTCCATTCTCCTTTGGTACAGTTGCCCCCCTGCTTTTCCATTTAGTTGGTTTCCATTCACGCACACTGATAGTGCATAAAAGCATGGCATTCAGTCCTCTTACAACCAGTTGCCTTACCTTACTAGTAAATGATCTAATCAGTTTCAGTTAGTCAAACTGGCAAGATTGTTGATGAAGCCTTTTCCTATATTGAAGCTCCTTTGTTAGATGAAAGGCTTGCTTTATTTGCCACTTAAATCCACTTGGTCGGCCATGTTTCATTATTGCTACTCAGATTTGTCACTCTGTGTAAAACCATTGTGAGGCCAAAAGTGGCTCTATTTATTGACAATGATAGGAAACATGATTAGGAGATTGTACGTCAAGGGATAATGATGGAGCGATTCTTATTCATGCTTAATGGTTTAACTTGTCAGGCCAGAAGTGTAGAAAGAATATCACTTGTCAACTCTTGGCAAATCGCAAAAACAATTCTAGTAGATATAGAGTTTTTCAGAGAGATGCTACTTCTTAGTTGGCATCTTAGGTGAGATTGGTCAGTGTTGCTTTGATGAGATGCTACTGACTTGCGTGCTCTAGAGAGCAAATGACCGCTTAACATGCAAAGTAGACTAGCATCTATTGACTTCCTGGTTGGCAGGCAGTTAGAATAAAAATAGGAGAGGTTGGTTGTTTAACAGAAGTTACAGCATTAAAATGTATGAGGGACATGCATCATGTATAGGGAAGGCAATGGGTATCTATGGATACAAATATTAGTATAACCATACCCATacccaaataaaaaaccaataaccATAACCTAACCATTACCATCAGGTACTGCGGCCGTGAACTTCCAGGGCTGGGCCTTATACTTGTttgttatttagtttattttcattaagTGTGTTCTTTGGACACTGTTCTATTTCTAATTTAGATCATGCCATCTGCTAGCACTTTTGGTCATGAACTGAATTTGGAGAGACCGTTTTCTCTTTTACACttgtaccaaaaaaaattgactgtTGAATAAATTACTGTttgaaacttttgtttttttatggcaCACTCGTGAAAACTTTACATATAATATTGTCCTTACATTTTCTTTATGGAGCACTAGATTTCTATACATGACCAGTAAACCCTAGTGAACATATTTCTAGACTTTTTGCAATGATGGGAGGTTCGCTGACAAGCAAACCCTAACAAGCATATTTCTTAGTGTCATCTATcagaatgaaatttttttcaggTTCATCGTTGATGGTCACATCAAGGTATTTCTTGCCTTGGAATTAGCTACAGGCTAAAGTTGATCTCATCTTGTTTAGGCTTACGGCTAACTTTGTCCAATGGTTTTCAAGTTTTGCATCTCTCTGGTTGTAATGCCAGGCCATCCAAGTTGATGCTCTTTGGACCTTATAAGAATGAATTTTCAACCTCATATGCATGTTTTTTCATTGGCAAATGTGTGAATTCTGAAATATGAACTTCTTAGTTATCTCGGTTAGGTCAGCCGTTAAGGCTGTTAAGTTTGGGATTCTTGCTTGGGATCAGTCAGGTATCTGTGGACCAATGACAAATTGCATGACCAGTGACGGTGAAAGATAACTACTCTTACATGCTCAGTATTAGCACATCCCAGAATTCATATGAAAGAAGGCTTCAGAATAACTAGTTTCCAAGTTGGAGATAAGTATGCAATAGTCAAAGCTATCCATTTCTGTCAACTGACTGGGTTGCAAATGATCTGGATCTTTGCATGCAGTAATTGTGATTATAGCAACCGCTTCCCATATggtgccttttcttttcatttttttatttcttctgatAATCCTTGTGTTGCAATTTCTAGTGACTTCTGAATTCCTCTTTTTAGATTGTAGGGTGGTGGTGTCATTGGTGTCCAGTATATCAGTCGCAATGGAATTGGATTTAATGGCCTTGTTTTATTCTTTATGTCTCATGTTATCTTGTATTTCATCCTGTCTATTGATTCTTATCTCATGGATCCAGTGTGGCGTGACTCTTAGTTTTTGTTGGCAATATTCATCACAGACATggttcatttgattttttattgcagTTCCAACGAAGAAATCGAATTTACAAGGAGGAACAGCGCAAACTAAGAGCTGCTTCTCAGAAAGCGGACGGAGGAGATGGCAAAGATAACCATCATTGATAGCCAAAATTGATCGTCTTTTTGAATTCTAGCAATAAGACTGATGTGGAGATGTTTGAACTTTTGTCATCTGGTACTTCAAGGTTGTTTAAATTGACTGTTCTTTTTATCCCAAAATGGAATTGATTTGAGCACTTTGTGTTTGTGCAATAAGGTGAAAATTGGTGCTTTGTGACATTGATTTGCTAAGTGAATGAATCTCGGTATCTAGGGTTGAAGTGCATTTCCACCCGCATGCAAGTATGTACAAGAAGCATTTTTATGCAGGATTTTAGAACTCCTTTTGTGATCCCTTCTTTTCCTTCAAGGTTTTTACATTGTTTCCGCAACGGGAATTACTTTTTCCTCCTAATCAGAAATGTTTATGCTTCAATTTACAGAAGAAAAACTTAGCAGCTTGACGATGTCTGTTCAATGAAGCCAGGAGTTTCCAGCTGTTTTAATCTGAATCTCCTGAATAGAAAGCTCTTCGTTGActacaaattacaaataaatgatcTAAATGCCTCGTAAATTATTATAGATGCGAGCTCAAAATTCTCGACCTAAGCTTAAATTTGCGCTATAGACACCCGGAGCCTGGATAACTTTCACCAGGAGCCACGCTCTTTTCCTGCCCTTTGTTTTCCGGTAGggttaaaatatgattttatggCGAGTGGCCATCTAATTTCTGaccaatttaattatatgaatatatatgtttttaatacaaatttatGCAATTATAAATGGAGCATGTAAAATTGGCTTTACCTCTTTAACAGGTATTTTGACTCCCCTTTTTTATACTAACTGTTAAAttggtatgatttttttatgtatatatatataaaaaaaaatactatttgtGTTCTCCACAATCATTCATGTTGTGATCGAATCTTTGAGGTTGTTTCCGAAAGTGGCTGGTCATTCGtttctaaaatatttgaatttatttttttatttaaaattatttttttatatttttgaattataaattttaaaaaataaaaaaatatattatttaaatatatttttaaataaaaaatatttttaaaaataatcattatataatatcaaatacacttttaaaaaccATTACGAATTTAGTGATTCAGACATGGACATGCCATCTCATAAATACATCAATGCAAGATTTTTAATTAGAGACTTTAAATTACCCGAGTCTTGAATCTGTTTGGGAGTAtgattgtggttgcttttcaaaatatttttcgtaccgaaatacattaaaatgatatttttttattttttaaaaattatttttgagattagcgcatcaaaacgattcaaaacacgaaaaaaattaaatttttgaggAATATGATTtgcaccgcgtttccaaacggcGCCCAACCTTAAACTTAGATCGGTGTAATAGTaaaatttttaatctaattatgacaaaagcaaaaatttaaatacttaaaaaatctttaaaactgtTTGCTTTAATTGAATTTACACCAAAAGAGAATAAACTGAAATTGGAGCGTGTTCTTGTAAATCAACTCCATCAAAATTTATTCAAACTCGAGGGACCACATTTACACCggtatttaagaaaaaaaactccccttttctttctgttttcatgattttacttgttaaaacgtgttaattataatttagcccccacctttttaatttttttttatcaaaactaattaattaattcagaaactttatatttactcctttttaaaatttattaataatatactaAGTAGTCCTTGATTGATGTTGAACATGCTTAATTTAATAGTATGTTATTTACCCCccctatattttttaactttttttttttttgctttatctacttattgaaaaacaaaatagttgaaaaaaaacatgaaatggataaaaaagaTTAAGTTTTGATAGAACAgagattgattatttttgtgttgttgTTAAACTACAATAACTAAGCTATAATTTACtcataataaacaaatataattaaatctttttttttaaagccagcttgtcattaaaaaaagagaaaaaagaaaaaatgcaaactGGGTTTTAGCgttttttgctttttggttCTCTACCGCAACCCGCGCCTGCCTCACCTCTCGCACTCCTTCGACATCCTCTCTCCCTGTCCGTAGAAGTCCAAGCAGTGGAGCTAGAAGATCTATCTCAACAGGTGAACGTCTCTCTTCTTATAACAAATTATTTGTCTCTCTTCTTAACTTGATTTTGTTCATGCTAATATTCGCCGTTTggggttttgattttgtgtgAGAAAGACAAGCTTCTTTTAGGAATATAAAATACATGTTGTTTGATTCTAGATCGAATTTTAATGCCTCAAATTACTAATCTTAAGTCAAATCAGCTTAAAATCATATGGCTCTAATCTGTTTTATTCAActtgaaaaattatgttaaaaaaaaccctagagtTTGCTGTTATACtcgttctattttttttttaattataattattctcACAgcgttctcttttttttcacgtTCATTCAAGGTGCTGTAGCTATTTAATTAGGAAGATTTGAAGCTTTGACTGAAATTCAGTTTGCCAGTATCCGACAAAGCAATGGCTCGTTTACGAAATGTAAGTCAATGATACTGAGgaaaaactaaattgattttgatgtttttcttaatacatttttatgtcttttttttttctctaacgggtttgttattattgttgttggaaTTCATacagaaaaataagaagatgtTCGTGAAGCCAACATCGAAAAAGAAACAGGCCGACGTGGATCATATCACTGGTGATAAGATCCCTAAGAGCTTTGTTTTTGCAAGAGGGAAGTTGCCTGGCCCACTCAGGCAACTTCAGATGAACTTGAGAAAGTTGATGCTTCCCTTTACTGCTCTCAAGCTCAAGGTAAATGTTTGTTCGCTTCTCTGTTTTCttaaactcctttttttttattttgtgagcATCAATTGTTTGTATTGAGATATATGTACTGAAGTGGTATCTCTCACCAGTTtctatttgagatttttttcttatatgggTTTTTAATCCTCATGTGGTTCTATTATAACTTATTAAATACACTGATTTGTTTCTTACATTTTGCATTTTGGTTTCAGGAGAAGAAACGGAATAGTCTTAAGGACTTTTTGAATGTTGCCGGGCCTATGGGTGTTACCCACTTCCTTATGTTGTCGAAAACCGAAACTGCACCCTATCTGAGGGTTGCAAGGACCCCACAAGGCCCAACTCTTACGTTTAAGATACATGAGTATTCATTGGCAGTTGATGTTGCTCAATCTCAATTGCACCCTAGATGTCCACAAGATCTTTTCAAAAATGCCCCTTTGGTAAAATTTTGCATTCTCTCAAAACACATGCAAGCATGCATTCACTTCACTTTTGGAACTGACTGCTCATTTTCATCCTTGCCCGGTATATACTTGGATATCACCAGCATTTGGCATGACAGGTGACAAGTgtgtttatttgaaatcatgCCTTACGAATTGGGTTCTAGAGTACAAAATACCATTTTCTGTTGACAGATAGATACCACATGACTCCTAATGAAAATGGAAGGccatttacttgatttttcttctagaCACCACATGCTGTTCCATTCTCCATTTCAGttattggttttaaattttaaccataCAAGGTTATAAACTACCGAGAAGATTTCAGTGCAGAATATCTCATAGTTGCAACAGAAGGATTGTGGATGCAGCTCGCCTGTGTTCCCATTCTTACATTTTAGTTTAACACatatttttgcatgttttaaaTGGGTGATTGAACTCTCAATTTATCATCGCGTCTTTGACTTCTATCTCCAAACATTGATTTGTGCTTTTTTTGCAGATTGTTCTTTCTGGTTTTGGGTCTGGAGAACAACACTTAAAACTCACAACTGTGATGTTTCAGAATATCTTTCCAGCCATTGATGTTAATACTGTAAGTGCTTAAGAAAATTCTACTTAAATGTTGGAATCAGCCAAGACTGCTAGCCTTCCTAATATACTCGTGTGGGATGTTCCAGGTCAAACTTTCTTCTTGCCAGAGAATTGTGTTacttaattacaataaagacACAAAACTTATTGATTTTCGGCATTATTCCATCAGACTCCAGCCTGTAGGTGTCTCCCGTAGACTCAGAAAGTTTGTGCAGAACCGCCAAGTCCCTGATCTTAGGAATCTCCAAGACGTGAGCGATTTTGTCTCTAAGTaagaatctttttttatttgtaattttacgTCAACtatgatatttattaatttatctgGAGTTGGCATTTGAATCTACTAAGAAAACATGTTTGCTAAAGAATGAAGAGGATGTACATTATAGTATAACTAGTTACATGTTTCCTGTCTTTAGCCTCCATAGTATCATTGCTAGCATGTCTTAAATAGAGACATGAGGATTTCAAAAGTCATGATATCCTGTTAGAAATTACAGAAGAGGGTAAAGAAGACTTAAGAGTTTGGTTATATACTGACCAATCCTTTTGTGGCTGCGCTGAATAGATGGAACATATTGATTTGCTCCACCACTGTAGGGCTGGTTTTGAGGGAACATCAGTCTTATGGCATTGGCTTTATGGTAGAATTGTACCCTAATCTTATTTTGTGCAAAATAATTAACCAGCCTATCCCAGTCTAAGCATATCCATGCCATAAACTCgttatcaaattgaataaaaagagaaacaaacaagGAAAATAGGAAATGAAACTTAGTTTATGTAGTTATTATAGACTACTTTGCTCATGTCTTATTGTTCATTTTTGTGCGATCTATGAAGGGCTGGTTATGGATCAGAAAGTGAAGGAGATGATGAAGCAGCAACAGTAACTCTAGCAAATGATCTTGGTAGAGTCAATAAAGCTTCTACGAAAAGCGCTGTGAAGCTCCAAGAAATTGGCCCCAGAATGACTCTTCAACTTGTGAAGATTGAGGAAGGATTATGTTCTGGTGGTGTCATCTTCAGTGAATATGGTATGTTTATTATATAGGTTATGGAATATCCATGATCCTAATGTTTTggtaatttccttttttatggCATAGGTTATGGAACATTCATGATCCTAATATTGTgctaatttcccttttcatttcatcaaatcTTTAGTTCGTTGCTCACCCTTAATTCTTGGTTTCCTCCCTGTGCGCATGCAACTACACATGTATTTGGCCACCAAATTGCCTGGAGCTCTTTTAGGCTTTAGCATCGTACCAATCCCTGGAACTGAGACATGTTAGTCTCTCTTTCCTGCATGCaccaaacaattaaaatagCATAAATCCTTGGGTAGACCCAAAGTGCTGCTGGGTGCTAGTTTCTGTTGAATGATGTTGTCCTTTTTCCTGGAAGTTTTGGCTTTCTTCCACTCGGTCATCTtctgttaaaaaatttactgaACAATGAATTGTTAGACTCACGTCCCAATGCTTGTTTACTCAGGAACTGCAAGTGAGAACGGGCAGGAAAAGAATCAGAACAATGGGgaagatgataatgatgatgtcgaagaaaatgatgaagataGTGACTAGCCAAGTCAGCAATTGGAGTGAACGGCAGTAAACATCCGGAGTCATTCAGTGGTGGTGAGAAAGTCGGCAGTCTCAACCCAAATGTGCCTATATAGGGAGAGGATACTAATTTAGAGAAATTTTGGGAGTTTTGTGAAGCAGTAGCACTTCTCgttcagtttatttttgttttgtgacTTTTGTAGCACTTCTCTTGAGAAGCTGagcaatgaattttttttttcactcgtGGCCACTGAAGAAGAAAGCTTCGATACTTTTTCTTTAACCTTATTTCCACTCGCcagaaaaaaaggggaaaataaaaaaacagagaagaagaagaaaagcgtTGTAAGCTTTTTCAAAGGAGTTCAATGTGCAAACTTCACAATTAAGAAAAAGCTGAGTCATACTGCGACCAACAATCAGATTTTAGGGGGCTGCTTCACCTAAATGTAGGTGGGTGGAGTCTTGCACTAGGATTTTAACTTGAGAGCATGAAATAGTGAGCAGCGCGAGCCTAGAGTTTTGCAGTTTCCATATAGGGTCTTCATGCACAAGGACACAGTAAAGCTGTCAATTGGCATGGACAGCTCATAGCAGGTCAAGGGTCCGGGTGCTTGATTTCCCTGTTAGCACGCTCAAAACTAAGTTTTCAAGGGTGTCAGGGCATAGAACATGGCGAATGGGTGATCGTTAGCAAATCAGAGGTGATTGTTCTTAACAAGGTTTGAGAGACTACGCAGATGAATACAAAGGTGGTTGAAGCTATAGCAGCAATGGAGTCCTGAGAATTCAACTTGAAAGACCAGTTAAGCCTGAAATTTAATAGAATGAGAACTGAGGAAGAGCAACAACTTGAGAGAATACACAAATGATAAGTAAAAAACCCTCAAGGCAACGGCCTTCATATGTTATAGACATTGAATGATAGTGACTATCAGTGCAGAAGCTGTTGGCAACAAACCGTACACGGAAAATTACTGCTTCAATAATGGATGAACACAACacgtaaaataacaaaattctgcTCAAAGCACTCGCAATAGAATATGTCACTGGAGTTTACCTTCCATCCTCCCATATACAGTAGCAGAAGATCATGAAACAaccttcaacttcttttttataCTGTACAGGATTTAATATGCAGTGTAACGTTCACAAAAAGCACAATGATAACAAAGCTGACATGATATGCGGGAGCccaagtttcaattttttaaataggcGCAGGCACAAGGAGGCACTGTCACTTGGCATCATGGGCAGCTCATAGCAGATCCAGGCTGCAGGTGATTAAGTAGCCTAGATAACACACCCAAATCAAACTTCTTAAGGGTGTCCACAACATAAAAACTTGGCAAACATGGGTGGTTCTGAAAAATAAAGAGGTGATTGCTCTTGGCCAGGTTTGAGAGACTGTGTGAGGAAAAGGAGAAAGGCCGTTGAAGCTACGACGAAAAGGCATTGTTGGCAAATTGACCTGTTGGATCAGTAGCTTTTCTTGTAGAAAGTGATGCTGAAAGCCTGAAATATACGAAAGAGCTCAAATCCAATAGAGGGTGAGGACAGAGCTGCCCAAATGTTCATACATTGCTGCTGCAATTGTATATTTAAAGGTCTAGTTTGCAGATCCTGCCTTGGGcaagaaaatttaattgaaactgATATTTGCTACTTGAAAATAACCCcaccaataaaaacaataaaggatAAAAGAGAAGactgagaaaaacaaaaaccagtGCAACGGCTTTATATCTAGTTATTCAGTAAATCTGCATAAGTCGGTAACGTGGAGCACAAATGCCGGGGAAAAATGCTTCAATAATAGATAAACCACAAAAAATCTTTCTCAGGGAACTCCAAATAGAATGTCATTAGAGTTGGCCATAGAAGAAGAATTTGAAACTGAtacatgtctttgttttttggtGTGTTCCAAgtctattcttcttcttcttcatctccttaGACAGATTTCCGAAGAATCTCTTCGGATGGAATCTCAAGTGTTGCTCCAGCATGGTCTTTGTCAGGCTTCACTTCTGCAGCAATAATTTATTACAATATCGTCGCAGTACATTCAGATACAGTGAGATGAGCAATTTAATGAACAGTTGGAGTGCGTAAAGATAACGTGACAGACATAGAGAAATAAGATGGTAATTGATTTATTACCGTAGCCGCCTCGGTCGTTGAGTTTAGCTTGGACGATCATGGTAGCTATGAAATGGGAAGCTTCCCGGGCCTCTTCGAGGAGCTTCTGGATCTCAGTCTCGGAGCTTACATCACGATTCTCCTCGAATTTCTTCCTAACCTCGGAGGCTGATGCCTTCAGCATCAGTGAGTCGCCCGTGAATGATTTTCGAGTCGCTCTTAGCAACGCTCTGTATGCACTCAATGCTTCTCCTCCTCTCACCATCTCTCCCTCTAGGGCTGTCGCTTGCACCACCCGCCGTAGCCAAAATACCGTTCTTACTTTCTTGCCAGCACTATACTACGTCGTTTTCTTTCCCCTCCTTTTTCTTCGTTTGGAAAactacaaattaaatttatttttatttttattttttaaaaaaaaataattgcctTCGAAAATTCACAAttgtgtttggaaacgcggtgcaatccgtatttttaaaatttttatctttttactaaaaattaattttttttatattttggattgttttgatacgctgatttcaaaaataattttaaaaaaatatcattttgatgcattttggcATGGAAAAcgctttgaaaaacaatcacaaccatactcccaaacaatagtatttttttaccCTTAAGTTTTTCTACtctattaatcaatt harbors:
- the LOC7495250 gene encoding NADH dehydrogenase [ubiquinone] iron-sulfur protein 5-B, which produces MASGWGITGNKGRCYDFWMDFSECMSQCREPKDCAFLREDYLECLHHSKEFQRRNRIYKEEQRKLRAASQKADGGDGKDNHH
- the LOC7491303 gene encoding peter Pan-like protein codes for the protein MARLRNKNKKMFVKPTSKKKQADVDHITGDKIPKSFVFARGKLPGPLRQLQMNLRKLMLPFTALKLKEKKRNSLKDFLNVAGPMGVTHFLMLSKTETAPYLRVARTPQGPTLTFKIHEYSLAVDVAQSQLHPRCPQDLFKNAPLIVLSGFGSGEQHLKLTTVMFQNIFPAIDVNTVKLSSCQRIVLLNYNKDTKLIDFRHYSIRLQPVGVSRRLRKFVQNRQVPDLRNLQDVSDFVSKAGYGSESEGDDEAATVTLANDLGRVNKASTKSAVKLQEIGPRMTLQLVKIEEGLCSGGVIFSEYGTASENGQEKNQNNGEDDNDDVEENDEDSD
- the LOC7491304 gene encoding mitochondrial zinc maintenance protein 1, mitochondrial, whose protein sequence is MVRGGEALSAYRALLRATRKSFTGDSLMLKASASEVRKKFEENRDVSSETEIQKLLEEAREASHFIATMIVQAKLNDRGGYEVKPDKDHAGATLEIPSEEILRKSV